A stretch of the Erinaceus europaeus chromosome 23, mEriEur2.1, whole genome shotgun sequence genome encodes the following:
- the LOC103115233 gene encoding zinc finger protein 431-like isoform X1, translating to MSDRRRWASPALAFATYRKRKLRRHFLSCFRVPEIPGFFQPGPRWGAARTQEQPPSTSPPSCAPPPEPRPPPPSPDHGEIYGDGVFRGRDGDLLLGGVAAPEHRPEDPVPDGHAGHLQQPGGPGALRGQARGDRQAGTRSRAVDGGTSSPPEPRRCGPETQTWVVEHCNRCAQPGHCAAKPGVIVKLEQGAELWTGAQAPPRSLAGHCAAKPGVIVKLEQGAEPWTGAEAPPRSLSGQDRQTEQSRGQGRGSSCPDELKEWGSSLLEKPTPRTPDGNREGDCQTQVQDRRHRHPERPLSDFPFPGRGKARDVTSAADQKETQQSQRSEAYTLTTWEHGDSNGGGTTPTPTPKAPKGEKRHQCQECPKRYYRKSHLSQHVKTHTGDKPHACAACPKTFYQKSELNRHLKTHTGQKVHECQECEKTFYWKTHLKVHLRTHTGEKPYECPQCAKRFCQLSSLKIHLKIHSGEKPYRCQECEKTFYQTSDLKKHLKTHSGERPYECGECGKTFCRKSNLDVHRKTHSGERPYRCKECEKSYCQRSDLRVHLKTHTGEKPHACPECQKTFYQKSELKSHLKTHTEERPYGCAQCHKTFRWKASLNIHLKTHTGERPYQCAQCQRSFSQKVTLVTHLKTHTGEKPHACPECPKTFARKASLNIHLRNHTGERAHECAVCGKTFSQKSILKVHLEIHKAERPFECQDCEKTFYKKTALHIHLRKHTGERPYGCQECPKAFYQQSDLKKHLKIHTGERPYECPECHKTFSWRSNLNVHLKTHTGEKPFQCAQCKKSFTQKATLKVHLEIHRRKTL from the exons ATGAGTGACAGGCGGCGCTGGGCTAGTCCCGCCTTGGCCTTTGCCACTTACCGGAAGCGGAAGTTGCGGCGACATTTTTTGTCCTGCTTCCGCGTTCCAGAAATCCCAGGCTTCTTTCAGCCAG gtcccaggtggggagcagccagGACCCAGGAGCAGCCCCCCAGCACCTCCCCTCCCAGCTGCGCCCCCCCGCCAGAGCCGAGGCCGCCGCCTCCCAGCCCAGACCATGGAGAGATCTATG GGGACGGTGTCTTTCGAGGACGTGACGGTGACCTTCTCCTTGGAGGAGTGGCAGCTCCTGAGCACCGCCCAGAGGACCCTGTACCGGACGGTCATGCTGGACACCTACAGCAGCCTGGCGGCCCTGG gGCACTGCGCGGCCAAGCCCGGGGTGATCGTCAAGCTGGAACAAGGAGCAGAGCCGTGGATGGGGGCACAAGCTCCCCCCCGGAGCCTCGCAG gtgtggaccagagactcaaacctgggttgttgagcattgtaacaggtgtgctcaaccag gGCACTGCGCGGCCAAGCCCGGGGTGATCGTCAAGCTGGAACAAGGAGCAGAGCTGTGGACGGGGGCACAAGCTCCCCCCCGGAGCCTCGCAG GGCACTGCGCGGCCAAGCCCGGGGTGATCGTCAAGCTGGAGCAAGGAGCAGAGCCGTGGACGGGGGCAGAAGCTCCCCCCCGGAGCCTCTCAG gccaagacagacagacagaacaaAGCAGAGGGCAAGGCCGGGGCTCGTCCTGCCCAGACGAGTTGAAGGAATGGGGAAGCTCCCTCTTGGAGAAACCAACACCGCGGACTCCGGATGGAAACCGTGAAGGTGACTGccagacacaggttcaagacagGCGCCATCGCCACCCAGAACGGCCCCTCTCCGACTTTCCCTTTCCAGGACGGGGCAAGGCCCGTGACGTCACATCAGCCGCGGACCAGAAAGAGACCCAGCAGAGCCAGCGGTCGGAAGCCTACACGCTGACGACGTGGGAACACGGCGACTCTAACGGAGGTGGGacgaccccgaccccgaccccgaaGGCCCCCAAGGGGGAGAAACGCCACCAGTGCCAAGAATGCCCCAAAAGGTACTACCGGAAGTCACACCTGAGCCAACACGTCAAAACGCACACGGGGGACAAACCCCACGCGTGCGCCGCCTGTCCCAAGACCTTCTACCAGAAGTCGGAGCTCAACCGGCACCTGAAGACCCACACGGGCCAGAAGGTCCACGAGTGTCAAGAGTGCGAGAAGACCTTCTACTGGAAGACCCACCTCAAGGTCCACCTGCGGACCCACACGGGCGAGAAGCCCTACGAGTGCCCCCAGTGCGCCAAGAGGTTCTGCCAGTTATCCAGCCTCAAAATCCACCTGAAGATCCACTCGGGCGAGAAGCCCTACCGGTGCCAAGAGTGCGAGAAGACCTTCTACCAGACGTCGGATCTGAAGAAACACCTCAAGACCCACTCAGGCGAGAGGCCCTACGAATGCGGGGAGTGTGGGAAGACCTTCTGCCGGAAGTCCAACCTGGACGTCCACCGGAAGACGCACTCGGGCGAGCGACCCTATCGGTGCAAGGAGTGTGAGAAAAGCTACTGTCAGCGGTCGGACCTCCGAGTCCACCTGAAGACGCACACCGGGGAGAAGCCCCACGCGTGCCCGGAGTGCCAGAAGACCTTCTACCAGAAGTCGGAACTCAAAAGCCACCTGAAAACGCACACGGAGGAGCGGCCCTACGGGTGCGCCCAGTGCCACAAGACCTTCCGCTGGAAGGCCAGCCTGAACATCCACCTCAAGACGCACACGGGAGAGAGGCCCTACCAGTGCGCCCAGTGCCAGAGGAGCTTCTCGCAGAAGGTCACGCTGGTCACGCACCTCAAGACGCACACCGGGGAGAAGCCCCACGCGTGCCCCGAGTGCCCCAAGACCTTCGCCCGCAAGGCCTCCCTCAACATCCACCTGAGGAACCACACCGGCGAGAGGGCCCACGAGTGCGCCGTCTGCGGGAAGACCTTCTCTCAGAAGTCCATCCTCAAAGTCCACCTGGAGATCCACAAGGCCGAGAGGCCCTTCGAGTGCCAAGACTGCGAGAAGACCTTCTACAAGAAGACGGCGCTCCACATCCACCTGAGGAAGCACACGGGCGAGAGGCCCTACGGCTGCCAGGAGTGTCCCAAGGCCTTCTACCAGCAGTCCGACCTCAAGAAACACCTCAAGATCCACACCGGCGAGCGACCCTACGAGTGTCCCGAGTGTCACAAGACCTTCTCCTGGAGGTCCAATCTCAACGTGCATCTGAAAACCCACACGGGGGAGAAGCCCTTCCAGTGCGCCCAGTGCAAGAAGAGTTTTACCCAGAAGGCAACGCTCAAGGTGCATCTGGAGATCCACAGGAGGAAGACCCTGTGA
- the LOC103115233 gene encoding zinc finger protein ZFP2-like isoform X2, translating to MSDRRRWASPALAFATYRKRKLRRHFLSCFRVPEIPGFFQPGPRWGAARTQEQPPSTSPPSCAPPPEPRPPPPSPDHGEIYGHCAAKPGVIVKLEQGAEPWMGAQAPPRSLAGHCAAKPGVIVKLEQGAELWTGAQAPPRSLAGHCAAKPGVIVKLEQGAEPWTGAEAPPRSLSGQDRQTEQSRGQGRGSSCPDELKEWGSSLLEKPTPRTPDGNREGDCQTQVQDRRHRHPERPLSDFPFPGRGKARDVTSAADQKETQQSQRSEAYTLTTWEHGDSNGGGTTPTPTPKAPKGEKRHQCQECPKRYYRKSHLSQHVKTHTGDKPHACAACPKTFYQKSELNRHLKTHTGQKVHECQECEKTFYWKTHLKVHLRTHTGEKPYECPQCAKRFCQLSSLKIHLKIHSGEKPYRCQECEKTFYQTSDLKKHLKTHSGERPYECGECGKTFCRKSNLDVHRKTHSGERPYRCKECEKSYCQRSDLRVHLKTHTGEKPHACPECQKTFYQKSELKSHLKTHTEERPYGCAQCHKTFRWKASLNIHLKTHTGERPYQCAQCQRSFSQKVTLVTHLKTHTGEKPHACPECPKTFARKASLNIHLRNHTGERAHECAVCGKTFSQKSILKVHLEIHKAERPFECQDCEKTFYKKTALHIHLRKHTGERPYGCQECPKAFYQQSDLKKHLKIHTGERPYECPECHKTFSWRSNLNVHLKTHTGEKPFQCAQCKKSFTQKATLKVHLEIHRRKTL from the exons ATGAGTGACAGGCGGCGCTGGGCTAGTCCCGCCTTGGCCTTTGCCACTTACCGGAAGCGGAAGTTGCGGCGACATTTTTTGTCCTGCTTCCGCGTTCCAGAAATCCCAGGCTTCTTTCAGCCAG gtcccaggtggggagcagccagGACCCAGGAGCAGCCCCCCAGCACCTCCCCTCCCAGCTGCGCCCCCCCGCCAGAGCCGAGGCCGCCGCCTCCCAGCCCAGACCATGGAGAGATCTATG gGCACTGCGCGGCCAAGCCCGGGGTGATCGTCAAGCTGGAACAAGGAGCAGAGCCGTGGATGGGGGCACAAGCTCCCCCCCGGAGCCTCGCAG gGCACTGCGCGGCCAAGCCCGGGGTGATCGTCAAGCTGGAACAAGGAGCAGAGCTGTGGACGGGGGCACAAGCTCCCCCCCGGAGCCTCGCAG GGCACTGCGCGGCCAAGCCCGGGGTGATCGTCAAGCTGGAGCAAGGAGCAGAGCCGTGGACGGGGGCAGAAGCTCCCCCCCGGAGCCTCTCAG gccaagacagacagacagaacaaAGCAGAGGGCAAGGCCGGGGCTCGTCCTGCCCAGACGAGTTGAAGGAATGGGGAAGCTCCCTCTTGGAGAAACCAACACCGCGGACTCCGGATGGAAACCGTGAAGGTGACTGccagacacaggttcaagacagGCGCCATCGCCACCCAGAACGGCCCCTCTCCGACTTTCCCTTTCCAGGACGGGGCAAGGCCCGTGACGTCACATCAGCCGCGGACCAGAAAGAGACCCAGCAGAGCCAGCGGTCGGAAGCCTACACGCTGACGACGTGGGAACACGGCGACTCTAACGGAGGTGGGacgaccccgaccccgaccccgaaGGCCCCCAAGGGGGAGAAACGCCACCAGTGCCAAGAATGCCCCAAAAGGTACTACCGGAAGTCACACCTGAGCCAACACGTCAAAACGCACACGGGGGACAAACCCCACGCGTGCGCCGCCTGTCCCAAGACCTTCTACCAGAAGTCGGAGCTCAACCGGCACCTGAAGACCCACACGGGCCAGAAGGTCCACGAGTGTCAAGAGTGCGAGAAGACCTTCTACTGGAAGACCCACCTCAAGGTCCACCTGCGGACCCACACGGGCGAGAAGCCCTACGAGTGCCCCCAGTGCGCCAAGAGGTTCTGCCAGTTATCCAGCCTCAAAATCCACCTGAAGATCCACTCGGGCGAGAAGCCCTACCGGTGCCAAGAGTGCGAGAAGACCTTCTACCAGACGTCGGATCTGAAGAAACACCTCAAGACCCACTCAGGCGAGAGGCCCTACGAATGCGGGGAGTGTGGGAAGACCTTCTGCCGGAAGTCCAACCTGGACGTCCACCGGAAGACGCACTCGGGCGAGCGACCCTATCGGTGCAAGGAGTGTGAGAAAAGCTACTGTCAGCGGTCGGACCTCCGAGTCCACCTGAAGACGCACACCGGGGAGAAGCCCCACGCGTGCCCGGAGTGCCAGAAGACCTTCTACCAGAAGTCGGAACTCAAAAGCCACCTGAAAACGCACACGGAGGAGCGGCCCTACGGGTGCGCCCAGTGCCACAAGACCTTCCGCTGGAAGGCCAGCCTGAACATCCACCTCAAGACGCACACGGGAGAGAGGCCCTACCAGTGCGCCCAGTGCCAGAGGAGCTTCTCGCAGAAGGTCACGCTGGTCACGCACCTCAAGACGCACACCGGGGAGAAGCCCCACGCGTGCCCCGAGTGCCCCAAGACCTTCGCCCGCAAGGCCTCCCTCAACATCCACCTGAGGAACCACACCGGCGAGAGGGCCCACGAGTGCGCCGTCTGCGGGAAGACCTTCTCTCAGAAGTCCATCCTCAAAGTCCACCTGGAGATCCACAAGGCCGAGAGGCCCTTCGAGTGCCAAGACTGCGAGAAGACCTTCTACAAGAAGACGGCGCTCCACATCCACCTGAGGAAGCACACGGGCGAGAGGCCCTACGGCTGCCAGGAGTGTCCCAAGGCCTTCTACCAGCAGTCCGACCTCAAGAAACACCTCAAGATCCACACCGGCGAGCGACCCTACGAGTGTCCCGAGTGTCACAAGACCTTCTCCTGGAGGTCCAATCTCAACGTGCATCTGAAAACCCACACGGGGGAGAAGCCCTTCCAGTGCGCCCAGTGCAAGAAGAGTTTTACCCAGAAGGCAACGCTCAAGGTGCATCTGGAGATCCACAGGAGGAAGACCCTGTGA
- the LOC103115233 gene encoding zinc finger protein ZFP2-like isoform X4 — MSDRRRWASPALAFATYRKRKLRRHFLSCFRVPEIPGFFQPGPRWGAARTQEQPPSTSPPSCAPPPEPRPPPPSPDHGEIYGHCAAKPGVIVKLEQGAEPWTGAEAPPRSLSGQDRQTEQSRGQGRGSSCPDELKEWGSSLLEKPTPRTPDGNREGDCQTQVQDRRHRHPERPLSDFPFPGRGKARDVTSAADQKETQQSQRSEAYTLTTWEHGDSNGGGTTPTPTPKAPKGEKRHQCQECPKRYYRKSHLSQHVKTHTGDKPHACAACPKTFYQKSELNRHLKTHTGQKVHECQECEKTFYWKTHLKVHLRTHTGEKPYECPQCAKRFCQLSSLKIHLKIHSGEKPYRCQECEKTFYQTSDLKKHLKTHSGERPYECGECGKTFCRKSNLDVHRKTHSGERPYRCKECEKSYCQRSDLRVHLKTHTGEKPHACPECQKTFYQKSELKSHLKTHTEERPYGCAQCHKTFRWKASLNIHLKTHTGERPYQCAQCQRSFSQKVTLVTHLKTHTGEKPHACPECPKTFARKASLNIHLRNHTGERAHECAVCGKTFSQKSILKVHLEIHKAERPFECQDCEKTFYKKTALHIHLRKHTGERPYGCQECPKAFYQQSDLKKHLKIHTGERPYECPECHKTFSWRSNLNVHLKTHTGEKPFQCAQCKKSFTQKATLKVHLEIHRRKTL, encoded by the exons ATGAGTGACAGGCGGCGCTGGGCTAGTCCCGCCTTGGCCTTTGCCACTTACCGGAAGCGGAAGTTGCGGCGACATTTTTTGTCCTGCTTCCGCGTTCCAGAAATCCCAGGCTTCTTTCAGCCAG gtcccaggtggggagcagccagGACCCAGGAGCAGCCCCCCAGCACCTCCCCTCCCAGCTGCGCCCCCCCGCCAGAGCCGAGGCCGCCGCCTCCCAGCCCAGACCATGGAGAGATCTATG GGCACTGCGCGGCCAAGCCCGGGGTGATCGTCAAGCTGGAGCAAGGAGCAGAGCCGTGGACGGGGGCAGAAGCTCCCCCCCGGAGCCTCTCAG gccaagacagacagacagaacaaAGCAGAGGGCAAGGCCGGGGCTCGTCCTGCCCAGACGAGTTGAAGGAATGGGGAAGCTCCCTCTTGGAGAAACCAACACCGCGGACTCCGGATGGAAACCGTGAAGGTGACTGccagacacaggttcaagacagGCGCCATCGCCACCCAGAACGGCCCCTCTCCGACTTTCCCTTTCCAGGACGGGGCAAGGCCCGTGACGTCACATCAGCCGCGGACCAGAAAGAGACCCAGCAGAGCCAGCGGTCGGAAGCCTACACGCTGACGACGTGGGAACACGGCGACTCTAACGGAGGTGGGacgaccccgaccccgaccccgaaGGCCCCCAAGGGGGAGAAACGCCACCAGTGCCAAGAATGCCCCAAAAGGTACTACCGGAAGTCACACCTGAGCCAACACGTCAAAACGCACACGGGGGACAAACCCCACGCGTGCGCCGCCTGTCCCAAGACCTTCTACCAGAAGTCGGAGCTCAACCGGCACCTGAAGACCCACACGGGCCAGAAGGTCCACGAGTGTCAAGAGTGCGAGAAGACCTTCTACTGGAAGACCCACCTCAAGGTCCACCTGCGGACCCACACGGGCGAGAAGCCCTACGAGTGCCCCCAGTGCGCCAAGAGGTTCTGCCAGTTATCCAGCCTCAAAATCCACCTGAAGATCCACTCGGGCGAGAAGCCCTACCGGTGCCAAGAGTGCGAGAAGACCTTCTACCAGACGTCGGATCTGAAGAAACACCTCAAGACCCACTCAGGCGAGAGGCCCTACGAATGCGGGGAGTGTGGGAAGACCTTCTGCCGGAAGTCCAACCTGGACGTCCACCGGAAGACGCACTCGGGCGAGCGACCCTATCGGTGCAAGGAGTGTGAGAAAAGCTACTGTCAGCGGTCGGACCTCCGAGTCCACCTGAAGACGCACACCGGGGAGAAGCCCCACGCGTGCCCGGAGTGCCAGAAGACCTTCTACCAGAAGTCGGAACTCAAAAGCCACCTGAAAACGCACACGGAGGAGCGGCCCTACGGGTGCGCCCAGTGCCACAAGACCTTCCGCTGGAAGGCCAGCCTGAACATCCACCTCAAGACGCACACGGGAGAGAGGCCCTACCAGTGCGCCCAGTGCCAGAGGAGCTTCTCGCAGAAGGTCACGCTGGTCACGCACCTCAAGACGCACACCGGGGAGAAGCCCCACGCGTGCCCCGAGTGCCCCAAGACCTTCGCCCGCAAGGCCTCCCTCAACATCCACCTGAGGAACCACACCGGCGAGAGGGCCCACGAGTGCGCCGTCTGCGGGAAGACCTTCTCTCAGAAGTCCATCCTCAAAGTCCACCTGGAGATCCACAAGGCCGAGAGGCCCTTCGAGTGCCAAGACTGCGAGAAGACCTTCTACAAGAAGACGGCGCTCCACATCCACCTGAGGAAGCACACGGGCGAGAGGCCCTACGGCTGCCAGGAGTGTCCCAAGGCCTTCTACCAGCAGTCCGACCTCAAGAAACACCTCAAGATCCACACCGGCGAGCGACCCTACGAGTGTCCCGAGTGTCACAAGACCTTCTCCTGGAGGTCCAATCTCAACGTGCATCTGAAAACCCACACGGGGGAGAAGCCCTTCCAGTGCGCCCAGTGCAAGAAGAGTTTTACCCAGAAGGCAACGCTCAAGGTGCATCTGGAGATCCACAGGAGGAAGACCCTGTGA
- the LOC103115233 gene encoding zinc finger protein ZFP2-like isoform X3 has protein sequence MERSMGTVSFEDVTVTFSLEEWQLLSTAQRTLYRTVMLDTYSSLAALGHCAAKPGVIVKLEQGAEPWMGAQAPPRSLAGHCAAKPGVIVKLEQGAELWTGAQAPPRSLAGHCAAKPGVIVKLEQGAEPWTGAEAPPRSLSGQDRQTEQSRGQGRGSSCPDELKEWGSSLLEKPTPRTPDGNREGDCQTQVQDRRHRHPERPLSDFPFPGRGKARDVTSAADQKETQQSQRSEAYTLTTWEHGDSNGGGTTPTPTPKAPKGEKRHQCQECPKRYYRKSHLSQHVKTHTGDKPHACAACPKTFYQKSELNRHLKTHTGQKVHECQECEKTFYWKTHLKVHLRTHTGEKPYECPQCAKRFCQLSSLKIHLKIHSGEKPYRCQECEKTFYQTSDLKKHLKTHSGERPYECGECGKTFCRKSNLDVHRKTHSGERPYRCKECEKSYCQRSDLRVHLKTHTGEKPHACPECQKTFYQKSELKSHLKTHTEERPYGCAQCHKTFRWKASLNIHLKTHTGERPYQCAQCQRSFSQKVTLVTHLKTHTGEKPHACPECPKTFARKASLNIHLRNHTGERAHECAVCGKTFSQKSILKVHLEIHKAERPFECQDCEKTFYKKTALHIHLRKHTGERPYGCQECPKAFYQQSDLKKHLKIHTGERPYECPECHKTFSWRSNLNVHLKTHTGEKPFQCAQCKKSFTQKATLKVHLEIHRRKTL, from the exons ATGGAGAGATCTATG GGGACGGTGTCTTTCGAGGACGTGACGGTGACCTTCTCCTTGGAGGAGTGGCAGCTCCTGAGCACCGCCCAGAGGACCCTGTACCGGACGGTCATGCTGGACACCTACAGCAGCCTGGCGGCCCTGG gGCACTGCGCGGCCAAGCCCGGGGTGATCGTCAAGCTGGAACAAGGAGCAGAGCCGTGGATGGGGGCACAAGCTCCCCCCCGGAGCCTCGCAG gGCACTGCGCGGCCAAGCCCGGGGTGATCGTCAAGCTGGAACAAGGAGCAGAGCTGTGGACGGGGGCACAAGCTCCCCCCCGGAGCCTCGCAG GGCACTGCGCGGCCAAGCCCGGGGTGATCGTCAAGCTGGAGCAAGGAGCAGAGCCGTGGACGGGGGCAGAAGCTCCCCCCCGGAGCCTCTCAG gccaagacagacagacagaacaaAGCAGAGGGCAAGGCCGGGGCTCGTCCTGCCCAGACGAGTTGAAGGAATGGGGAAGCTCCCTCTTGGAGAAACCAACACCGCGGACTCCGGATGGAAACCGTGAAGGTGACTGccagacacaggttcaagacagGCGCCATCGCCACCCAGAACGGCCCCTCTCCGACTTTCCCTTTCCAGGACGGGGCAAGGCCCGTGACGTCACATCAGCCGCGGACCAGAAAGAGACCCAGCAGAGCCAGCGGTCGGAAGCCTACACGCTGACGACGTGGGAACACGGCGACTCTAACGGAGGTGGGacgaccccgaccccgaccccgaaGGCCCCCAAGGGGGAGAAACGCCACCAGTGCCAAGAATGCCCCAAAAGGTACTACCGGAAGTCACACCTGAGCCAACACGTCAAAACGCACACGGGGGACAAACCCCACGCGTGCGCCGCCTGTCCCAAGACCTTCTACCAGAAGTCGGAGCTCAACCGGCACCTGAAGACCCACACGGGCCAGAAGGTCCACGAGTGTCAAGAGTGCGAGAAGACCTTCTACTGGAAGACCCACCTCAAGGTCCACCTGCGGACCCACACGGGCGAGAAGCCCTACGAGTGCCCCCAGTGCGCCAAGAGGTTCTGCCAGTTATCCAGCCTCAAAATCCACCTGAAGATCCACTCGGGCGAGAAGCCCTACCGGTGCCAAGAGTGCGAGAAGACCTTCTACCAGACGTCGGATCTGAAGAAACACCTCAAGACCCACTCAGGCGAGAGGCCCTACGAATGCGGGGAGTGTGGGAAGACCTTCTGCCGGAAGTCCAACCTGGACGTCCACCGGAAGACGCACTCGGGCGAGCGACCCTATCGGTGCAAGGAGTGTGAGAAAAGCTACTGTCAGCGGTCGGACCTCCGAGTCCACCTGAAGACGCACACCGGGGAGAAGCCCCACGCGTGCCCGGAGTGCCAGAAGACCTTCTACCAGAAGTCGGAACTCAAAAGCCACCTGAAAACGCACACGGAGGAGCGGCCCTACGGGTGCGCCCAGTGCCACAAGACCTTCCGCTGGAAGGCCAGCCTGAACATCCACCTCAAGACGCACACGGGAGAGAGGCCCTACCAGTGCGCCCAGTGCCAGAGGAGCTTCTCGCAGAAGGTCACGCTGGTCACGCACCTCAAGACGCACACCGGGGAGAAGCCCCACGCGTGCCCCGAGTGCCCCAAGACCTTCGCCCGCAAGGCCTCCCTCAACATCCACCTGAGGAACCACACCGGCGAGAGGGCCCACGAGTGCGCCGTCTGCGGGAAGACCTTCTCTCAGAAGTCCATCCTCAAAGTCCACCTGGAGATCCACAAGGCCGAGAGGCCCTTCGAGTGCCAAGACTGCGAGAAGACCTTCTACAAGAAGACGGCGCTCCACATCCACCTGAGGAAGCACACGGGCGAGAGGCCCTACGGCTGCCAGGAGTGTCCCAAGGCCTTCTACCAGCAGTCCGACCTCAAGAAACACCTCAAGATCCACACCGGCGAGCGACCCTACGAGTGTCCCGAGTGTCACAAGACCTTCTCCTGGAGGTCCAATCTCAACGTGCATCTGAAAACCCACACGGGGGAGAAGCCCTTCCAGTGCGCCCAGTGCAAGAAGAGTTTTACCCAGAAGGCAACGCTCAAGGTGCATCTGGAGATCCACAGGAGGAAGACCCTGTGA
- the LOC103115233 gene encoding gastrula zinc finger protein XlCGF57.1-like isoform X5: MERSMGTVSFEDVTVTFSLEEWQLLSTAQRTLYRTVMLDTYSSLAALGHCAAKPGVIVKLEQGAEPWTGAEAPPRSLSGQDRQTEQSRGQGRGSSCPDELKEWGSSLLEKPTPRTPDGNREGDCQTQVQDRRHRHPERPLSDFPFPGRGKARDVTSAADQKETQQSQRSEAYTLTTWEHGDSNGGGTTPTPTPKAPKGEKRHQCQECPKRYYRKSHLSQHVKTHTGDKPHACAACPKTFYQKSELNRHLKTHTGQKVHECQECEKTFYWKTHLKVHLRTHTGEKPYECPQCAKRFCQLSSLKIHLKIHSGEKPYRCQECEKTFYQTSDLKKHLKTHSGERPYECGECGKTFCRKSNLDVHRKTHSGERPYRCKECEKSYCQRSDLRVHLKTHTGEKPHACPECQKTFYQKSELKSHLKTHTEERPYGCAQCHKTFRWKASLNIHLKTHTGERPYQCAQCQRSFSQKVTLVTHLKTHTGEKPHACPECPKTFARKASLNIHLRNHTGERAHECAVCGKTFSQKSILKVHLEIHKAERPFECQDCEKTFYKKTALHIHLRKHTGERPYGCQECPKAFYQQSDLKKHLKIHTGERPYECPECHKTFSWRSNLNVHLKTHTGEKPFQCAQCKKSFTQKATLKVHLEIHRRKTL; this comes from the exons ATGGAGAGATCTATG GGGACGGTGTCTTTCGAGGACGTGACGGTGACCTTCTCCTTGGAGGAGTGGCAGCTCCTGAGCACCGCCCAGAGGACCCTGTACCGGACGGTCATGCTGGACACCTACAGCAGCCTGGCGGCCCTGG GGCACTGCGCGGCCAAGCCCGGGGTGATCGTCAAGCTGGAGCAAGGAGCAGAGCCGTGGACGGGGGCAGAAGCTCCCCCCCGGAGCCTCTCAG gccaagacagacagacagaacaaAGCAGAGGGCAAGGCCGGGGCTCGTCCTGCCCAGACGAGTTGAAGGAATGGGGAAGCTCCCTCTTGGAGAAACCAACACCGCGGACTCCGGATGGAAACCGTGAAGGTGACTGccagacacaggttcaagacagGCGCCATCGCCACCCAGAACGGCCCCTCTCCGACTTTCCCTTTCCAGGACGGGGCAAGGCCCGTGACGTCACATCAGCCGCGGACCAGAAAGAGACCCAGCAGAGCCAGCGGTCGGAAGCCTACACGCTGACGACGTGGGAACACGGCGACTCTAACGGAGGTGGGacgaccccgaccccgaccccgaaGGCCCCCAAGGGGGAGAAACGCCACCAGTGCCAAGAATGCCCCAAAAGGTACTACCGGAAGTCACACCTGAGCCAACACGTCAAAACGCACACGGGGGACAAACCCCACGCGTGCGCCGCCTGTCCCAAGACCTTCTACCAGAAGTCGGAGCTCAACCGGCACCTGAAGACCCACACGGGCCAGAAGGTCCACGAGTGTCAAGAGTGCGAGAAGACCTTCTACTGGAAGACCCACCTCAAGGTCCACCTGCGGACCCACACGGGCGAGAAGCCCTACGAGTGCCCCCAGTGCGCCAAGAGGTTCTGCCAGTTATCCAGCCTCAAAATCCACCTGAAGATCCACTCGGGCGAGAAGCCCTACCGGTGCCAAGAGTGCGAGAAGACCTTCTACCAGACGTCGGATCTGAAGAAACACCTCAAGACCCACTCAGGCGAGAGGCCCTACGAATGCGGGGAGTGTGGGAAGACCTTCTGCCGGAAGTCCAACCTGGACGTCCACCGGAAGACGCACTCGGGCGAGCGACCCTATCGGTGCAAGGAGTGTGAGAAAAGCTACTGTCAGCGGTCGGACCTCCGAGTCCACCTGAAGACGCACACCGGGGAGAAGCCCCACGCGTGCCCGGAGTGCCAGAAGACCTTCTACCAGAAGTCGGAACTCAAAAGCCACCTGAAAACGCACACGGAGGAGCGGCCCTACGGGTGCGCCCAGTGCCACAAGACCTTCCGCTGGAAGGCCAGCCTGAACATCCACCTCAAGACGCACACGGGAGAGAGGCCCTACCAGTGCGCCCAGTGCCAGAGGAGCTTCTCGCAGAAGGTCACGCTGGTCACGCACCTCAAGACGCACACCGGGGAGAAGCCCCACGCGTGCCCCGAGTGCCCCAAGACCTTCGCCCGCAAGGCCTCCCTCAACATCCACCTGAGGAACCACACCGGCGAGAGGGCCCACGAGTGCGCCGTCTGCGGGAAGACCTTCTCTCAGAAGTCCATCCTCAAAGTCCACCTGGAGATCCACAAGGCCGAGAGGCCCTTCGAGTGCCAAGACTGCGAGAAGACCTTCTACAAGAAGACGGCGCTCCACATCCACCTGAGGAAGCACACGGGCGAGAGGCCCTACGGCTGCCAGGAGTGTCCCAAGGCCTTCTACCAGCAGTCCGACCTCAAGAAACACCTCAAGATCCACACCGGCGAGCGACCCTACGAGTGTCCCGAGTGTCACAAGACCTTCTCCTGGAGGTCCAATCTCAACGTGCATCTGAAAACCCACACGGGGGAGAAGCCCTTCCAGTGCGCCCAGTGCAAGAAGAGTTTTACCCAGAAGGCAACGCTCAAGGTGCATCTGGAGATCCACAGGAGGAAGACCCTGTGA